The proteins below are encoded in one region of Streptomyces cyanogenus:
- a CDS encoding S9 family peptidase: MSESRTPDTPDMPDWEKRFRAPRVSLPDWAEDAPDRSLFVSNATGTYELYAWDRATGEQRQATDRPNGTTDGVLSPDGAWIWWFDDKDGDEFGVWRRQPFAGGPDEPAVPGLDPSYPAGLALSRDGRTAVVGRSTDEDGTTIHLAREGADPVEIYRHRESAGVGDLSHDGSLIAVEHTEHGDAMHSALRVLRPDGTTVAELDDTKGGTEELGLEVLGFAPVDGDTRLLIGHQRRGRWEPLVWDVATGEETDLALDLPGDVSAEWYPDGSALLIAHGFEARSELFRYELETRELTRIPTPPGTVSGATARPDGSVEFLWSSAAEPPAVRSTAGGVVLDPPGMTCPPSVPVEDVWVEGPGGRIHALVQKPAGATGPLPTVFDLHGGPTWHDSDSFAAGPAAWVDHGYAVIRINYRGSTGYGRAWTDALKHRVGLIELEDVAAVREWAVSSGLADPGRLVLTGASWGGYLTLLGLGTQPDAWTLGIAVVPVADYVTAYHDEMEALKAMDRTLLGGTPEEVPDRFAASSPLTYVDQVKAPVYISAGVNDPRCPIRQIDNYVKRLEARGAVHEVYRYDAGHGSLVVEERIKQVRLELEFAERHLPA, from the coding sequence ATGAGTGAGAGCAGGACACCGGACACACCGGACATGCCGGACTGGGAGAAGCGGTTCCGCGCACCGCGCGTCTCCCTGCCCGACTGGGCGGAGGACGCGCCGGACCGTTCCCTGTTCGTGTCGAACGCGACCGGGACGTACGAGCTGTACGCCTGGGACAGGGCGACGGGTGAGCAGCGGCAGGCGACGGACCGGCCGAACGGCACGACGGACGGCGTGCTCTCCCCGGACGGCGCGTGGATCTGGTGGTTCGACGACAAGGACGGCGACGAGTTCGGCGTCTGGCGCCGCCAGCCCTTCGCGGGCGGCCCGGACGAGCCGGCCGTGCCCGGTCTCGATCCGTCGTACCCGGCCGGTCTTGCCCTGTCCCGCGACGGCCGCACGGCGGTCGTCGGCCGCTCCACGGACGAGGACGGTACGACGATCCACCTGGCGCGCGAGGGCGCGGACCCGGTGGAGATCTACCGGCACCGCGAGTCGGCGGGCGTCGGCGACCTCTCGCACGACGGCTCCCTGATCGCCGTGGAGCACACCGAGCACGGCGACGCCATGCACTCCGCGCTGCGGGTGCTCCGCCCGGACGGCACGACGGTCGCCGAACTGGACGACACCAAGGGCGGCACCGAGGAGCTGGGCCTGGAGGTGCTGGGCTTCGCCCCGGTCGACGGCGACACCCGGCTGCTCATCGGCCACCAGCGCCGGGGCCGCTGGGAGCCGCTGGTCTGGGATGTCGCGACGGGCGAGGAGACGGACCTGGCCCTGGACCTGCCGGGTGACGTCAGCGCCGAGTGGTATCCGGACGGCTCGGCCCTGCTCATCGCCCACGGCTTCGAGGCGCGCAGCGAGCTGTTCCGGTACGAGCTGGAGACCCGCGAGCTGACCCGCATCCCCACCCCGCCCGGCACGGTCTCCGGTGCGACGGCCCGCCCCGACGGCAGCGTGGAGTTCCTGTGGTCGTCGGCCGCCGAGCCCCCGGCGGTGCGCTCCACGGCCGGCGGAGTGGTGCTGGACCCCCCGGGCATGACCTGTCCGCCGTCGGTGCCGGTGGAGGACGTGTGGGTGGAGGGCCCCGGCGGCCGTATCCACGCCCTGGTCCAGAAGCCGGCGGGCGCCACCGGCCCCCTGCCCACCGTGTTCGACCTGCACGGCGGACCGACCTGGCACGACAGCGACTCCTTCGCCGCCGGCCCGGCCGCCTGGGTGGACCACGGGTACGCGGTCATCCGCATCAACTACCGCGGCTCCACCGGCTACGGCCGCGCCTGGACCGACGCCCTCAAGCACCGGGTCGGCCTGATCGAGCTGGAGGACGTGGCCGCGGTGCGCGAGTGGGCGGTCTCCTCCGGCCTCGCCGACCCCGGCCGTCTCGTCCTCACCGGCGCCTCCTGGGGCGGCTACCTCACCCTGCTCGGCCTCGGCACCCAGCCGGACGCCTGGACGCTGGGCATCGCCGTCGTGCCGGTCGCGGACTACGTCACCGCGTACCACGACGAGATGGAGGCCCTGAAGGCCATGGACCGCACCCTGCTGGGCGGCACCCCCGAGGAGGTCCCGGACCGCTTCGCCGCGTCCTCCCCGCTCACCTACGTCGACCAGGTCAAGGCCCCGGTCTACATCTCGGCCGGCGTCAACGACCCCCGCTGCCCGATCCGCCAGATCGACAACTACGTCAAGAGACTGGAGGCCCGCGGCGCGGTCCACGAGGTGTACCGGTACGACGCGGGGCACGGCTCCCTGGTCGTGGAGGAGCGGATCAAGCAGGTGAGACTGGAACTGGAGTTCGCCGAGCGCCACTTGCCCGCATAG
- a CDS encoding SURF1 family protein, translated as MYRFLLTPRWWGINVFVLLAIPFCVFMGSWQLGRFEDRVQDHRAVTEQVASGRDEAARPLDSMLPVDKSTAGRRVTASGRYGKQLLVPGRELDGKRGFYVLTLLRTDSGKALPVVRGWLPGTADAAEAPAPPAGEVTVTGALQASETPGDNGVSAQGGLPAGQTAVISSASLVNLVPYRLYDAWVTLDKGDAGMKAVPASAPSGSGLDLKAFQNLGYTGEWFVFAGFVVFMWFRLLRREIEFQRDAALGLVPEDRTAVPSA; from the coding sequence GTGTACCGGTTTCTGCTGACACCCCGCTGGTGGGGCATCAACGTCTTCGTGCTGCTCGCCATCCCCTTCTGCGTCTTCATGGGGTCGTGGCAGCTGGGCCGGTTCGAGGACCGGGTGCAGGACCACCGCGCCGTGACCGAACAGGTCGCGTCCGGCCGGGACGAGGCCGCGCGCCCGCTGGACTCGATGCTGCCCGTCGACAAGAGCACGGCGGGCCGGCGGGTCACGGCGAGCGGGCGGTACGGCAAGCAGCTGCTGGTGCCCGGGCGGGAGCTGGACGGCAAGCGCGGGTTCTACGTGCTGACGCTGCTGCGCACCGACTCCGGGAAGGCGCTGCCGGTGGTGCGGGGCTGGCTGCCCGGCACGGCGGACGCGGCCGAGGCGCCCGCGCCGCCCGCCGGCGAGGTCACCGTCACCGGCGCGCTGCAGGCGTCCGAGACGCCCGGAGACAACGGGGTGAGCGCGCAGGGCGGGCTGCCGGCCGGGCAGACCGCGGTGATCAGCTCGGCGTCGCTGGTGAACCTGGTGCCGTACCGGCTGTACGACGCGTGGGTCACCCTCGACAAGGGGGACGCCGGGATGAAGGCCGTGCCCGCGAGCGCGCCGAGCGGCAGCGGGCTGGACCTGAAGGCGTTCCAGAACCTGGGCTACACCGGGGAGTGGTTCGTGTTCGCCGGCTTCGTGGTGTTCATGTGGTTCCGGTTGCTGCGGCGGGAGATCGAGTTCCAGCGGGACGCTGCGCTGGGCCTGGTGCCCGAGGACCGGACAGCGGTGCCCAGCGCGTGA
- a CDS encoding class I SAM-dependent methyltransferase, with translation MWDERVPVHVAGSFYDLDGFRTRRDDLRDFERTEVGDVTGKSLLHLQCHIGTDTLSWAHRGAARVVGLDFSAPAVEAARALAADLGYGPDRAAFVTSDVYDAATAVPEPSYDIVYTGLGALCWLPDIRRWAETAASLVAPGGFLYLAEFHPVAETLDDETGTRVVRDYFTRDPQVWNEPGTYADLDAVTVHNRSVEWQHTLGDVVSALAATGLRIEFLHEHDVSLFPRFANFEVRDGYHRFPADHPRIPLIYSLRASRVS, from the coding sequence ATGTGGGACGAGCGGGTCCCCGTCCACGTCGCCGGTTCCTTCTACGACCTCGACGGCTTCCGCACCCGCCGGGACGACCTGCGGGACTTCGAGAGGACGGAGGTCGGGGACGTCACCGGGAAGTCGCTGCTGCACCTGCAGTGCCACATCGGCACCGACACCCTCTCCTGGGCCCACCGCGGCGCCGCCCGCGTCGTCGGCCTGGACTTCTCGGCACCGGCGGTGGAGGCGGCCCGCGCCCTCGCGGCCGACCTCGGCTACGGCCCCGACCGGGCGGCCTTCGTCACCAGCGACGTCTACGACGCGGCCACCGCCGTACCCGAGCCGTCGTACGACATCGTCTACACCGGTCTGGGCGCCCTGTGCTGGCTGCCGGACATCCGGCGCTGGGCGGAGACGGCCGCCTCGCTCGTCGCGCCCGGCGGCTTCCTCTACCTCGCCGAGTTCCACCCGGTCGCCGAGACCCTGGACGACGAGACCGGCACCCGGGTCGTGCGCGACTACTTCACCCGGGACCCACAGGTGTGGAACGAACCGGGCACCTACGCCGACCTGGACGCCGTCACCGTCCACAACCGCAGCGTGGAGTGGCAGCACACACTCGGGGACGTGGTCTCCGCGCTCGCCGCGACGGGGCTGCGCATCGAGTTCCTGCACGAGCACGACGTGTCGCTCTTCCCGCGGTTCGCGAACTTCGAGGTGCGCGACGGTTACCACCGCTTCCCCGCGGACCATCCGCGCATCCCGCTGATCTACTCGCTCAGGGCGAGCCGGGTGAGCTGA
- a CDS encoding aspartate-semialdehyde dehydrogenase: protein MTGRPTLAVVGATGAVGTVMLQILSQRADIWGEIRLIASPRSAGRKLTVRGAEVEVAALTEDAFAGVDIALFDVPDEVAAEWAPVAAARGAVVVDNSGAFRMDPDVPLVVPEVNPHTVRSRPRGIVANPNCTTLTMIVALGALHAEFGLRELVVSSYQAVSGAGRAGVEALRAQLSLVAGTELGTSPGDVRRAVGEDTGPFPEPVALNVVPWAGSLREDGWSSEEMKVRDESRKILGLPRLPVAVTCVRVPVITTHSLTVHARFQREVGVEGAREILATAPGVVLCDDPAAGEFPTPADVVGTDPTWVGRVRRALDDPTALELFVCGDNLRKGAALNCAQIAELIAAETSAGVPPAL, encoded by the coding sequence ATGACCGGCAGGCCGACGCTCGCGGTCGTGGGAGCGACCGGGGCCGTCGGCACGGTCATGCTCCAGATCCTCTCCCAGCGGGCGGACATCTGGGGCGAGATCCGCCTGATCGCCTCCCCGCGCTCGGCCGGCCGCAAGCTGACCGTGCGCGGGGCGGAGGTCGAGGTGGCGGCCCTGACGGAGGACGCCTTCGCCGGGGTCGACATCGCGCTGTTCGACGTGCCCGACGAGGTCGCCGCCGAGTGGGCGCCGGTCGCCGCCGCGCGCGGCGCGGTCGTCGTCGACAACTCCGGCGCCTTCCGGATGGACCCCGACGTGCCGCTCGTCGTGCCCGAGGTCAATCCGCACACGGTGCGGTCCCGCCCGCGCGGGATCGTCGCGAACCCCAACTGCACCACCCTGACGATGATCGTCGCCCTGGGCGCGCTGCACGCCGAGTTCGGGCTGCGCGAGCTGGTGGTGTCGTCGTACCAGGCGGTGAGCGGGGCCGGGCGGGCCGGCGTGGAGGCGCTGCGGGCCCAGCTCTCCCTGGTGGCAGGGACCGAACTGGGCACCAGTCCCGGGGACGTGCGCCGGGCCGTCGGGGAGGACACCGGGCCGTTCCCGGAGCCGGTCGCGCTGAACGTCGTACCGTGGGCCGGATCGCTGCGCGAGGACGGCTGGTCGTCGGAGGAGATGAAGGTCCGCGACGAGTCCCGGAAGATCCTCGGCCTGCCGAGGCTGCCGGTCGCCGTGACCTGTGTCCGGGTGCCGGTGATCACGACGCACTCGCTGACCGTCCACGCCCGTTTCCAGCGGGAGGTCGGCGTCGAGGGCGCCCGGGAGATCCTGGCCACCGCGCCGGGCGTGGTGCTGTGCGACGATCCGGCCGCCGGCGAGTTCCCCACCCCCGCCGACGTGGTGGGCACCGATCCCACCTGGGTGGGCCGGGTGCGGCGGGCGCTGGACGACCCGACCGCGCTGGAGCTGTTCGTGTGCGGCGACAACCTGCGCAAGGGCGCCGCACTGAACTGCGCCCAGATCGCGGAGCTGATCGCGGCGGAGACGTCCGCCGGCGTTCCGCCCGCTTTGTAG
- a CDS encoding NAD-binding protein, translating into MVVCGDDGLAHRLAAELRGVHGEQVTLVVPPNERTARPPVVGRARAASVALFDRVVSAAVGTVGRTGGTGQPPAGTGTQPPETDGVLEAAELTEAVLAEAGVGRAAALALVYDDDEINIRAALTARRLNPRLRLVLRLYNRRLGQHIEELLDQAAALAAGGDEGPDTSAEAFTTVLSDADTAAPALAATAVAGTSRVVQTEGLLLRAVERPLTGDDGSGSGPGLCTLALLSGGDPDDGAEHRPRLLPDDEEVRQAAGRQAVVLEHVSAPAGTESAAPTRRMTGVMPLASLFSRRLRWSLAGLVGCVVGLAVALWLVTGIHPVRAFYVTLLDLFAIDDPALKEPLGRQLLQLLSALVGLLLLPLLLAAALEAFGTFRTASALRRPPRGLSGHVVLLGLGKIGTRVLTRLRELNIPVVCVESDPEARGLATARRLRVPVVLGDVTQEGVLEGAQIHRAQALLAVTSSDTTNLEAVLYARTVRPDLRVVLRLYDDDFATAVYRTLRTAYPQALTRSRSVTHLAAPAFAGAMLGRQVLGAVAVERRVLLFAAIDVDGHPRLEGRTVREAFQSGSWRVLALLGHTATSADHVLTKGDRVVVAATRRGLAELR; encoded by the coding sequence ATGGTGGTGTGCGGTGACGACGGGCTCGCGCACCGGCTGGCCGCCGAGCTGCGCGGGGTCCACGGCGAACAGGTCACGCTCGTCGTACCGCCGAACGAGCGCACCGCCCGGCCCCCCGTGGTCGGCCGGGCCCGTGCCGCGTCGGTGGCGCTGTTCGACCGCGTGGTGAGCGCCGCCGTGGGCACGGTCGGCCGGACCGGCGGCACCGGACAGCCCCCCGCCGGCACCGGAACCCAACCCCCGGAGACCGACGGCGTGCTGGAGGCGGCCGAGCTGACCGAGGCGGTGCTCGCCGAGGCCGGGGTGGGCCGGGCCGCCGCGCTGGCCCTGGTGTACGACGACGACGAGATCAACATCCGGGCCGCGCTGACCGCTCGCCGGCTCAACCCCCGGCTGCGGCTCGTCCTGCGCCTGTACAACCGGCGGCTGGGCCAGCACATCGAGGAACTCCTCGACCAGGCCGCCGCGTTGGCCGCCGGCGGCGACGAGGGCCCGGACACCAGCGCCGAGGCCTTCACGACCGTGCTGTCCGACGCCGACACCGCCGCGCCCGCGCTGGCCGCCACCGCCGTCGCCGGCACCAGCCGGGTCGTCCAGACCGAGGGCCTGCTGCTGCGGGCCGTCGAACGGCCGCTCACCGGGGACGACGGGTCCGGCAGCGGTCCGGGGCTGTGCACCCTCGCCCTGCTGTCGGGCGGCGACCCGGACGACGGCGCCGAACACCGGCCGCGGCTGCTGCCCGACGACGAGGAGGTGCGGCAGGCGGCCGGGCGCCAGGCCGTGGTGCTGGAACACGTCTCCGCCCCCGCCGGTACGGAGTCCGCCGCGCCCACCCGCCGGATGACCGGCGTCATGCCGCTCGCCTCCCTCTTCTCCCGCCGGCTGCGCTGGTCCCTGGCCGGCCTGGTCGGCTGCGTGGTCGGGCTCGCCGTCGCCCTGTGGCTGGTCACCGGCATCCACCCGGTGCGCGCCTTCTACGTCACCCTGCTCGACCTCTTCGCGATCGACGACCCGGCCCTCAAGGAGCCCCTCGGCCGCCAGCTCCTCCAACTCCTCTCCGCCCTGGTCGGGTTGCTGCTCCTGCCGCTCCTGCTGGCCGCCGCGCTGGAGGCGTTCGGCACCTTCCGCACCGCCTCCGCCCTGCGCAGACCCCCGCGCGGCCTGAGCGGGCATGTGGTGCTCCTCGGCCTCGGCAAGATCGGCACCCGGGTACTGACCCGGCTGCGGGAACTGAACATCCCCGTGGTGTGCGTCGAGTCCGACCCGGAGGCCCGCGGCCTGGCCACCGCCCGCCGGCTGCGGGTGCCGGTGGTCCTCGGCGACGTCACCCAGGAAGGCGTCCTGGAGGGCGCCCAGATCCACCGGGCCCAGGCCCTGCTCGCGGTGACCAGCTCCGACACCACCAACCTGGAGGCCGTGCTCTACGCCCGGACGGTGCGCCCCGATCTGCGCGTGGTCCTGCGCCTCTACGACGACGACTTCGCCACCGCCGTCTACCGCACCCTGCGCACCGCCTACCCCCAGGCCCTCACCCGCAGCCGCAGCGTCACCCACCTGGCCGCCCCCGCGTTCGCCGGGGCGATGCTGGGCCGCCAGGTCCTGGGCGCCGTCGCCGTGGAGCGCCGGGTGCTCCTGTTCGCCGCGATCGACGTGGACGGCCACCCCCGGCTGGAGGGCCGCACCGTACGGGAGGCCTTCCAGTCCGGCTCCTGGCGCGTCCTGGCCCTGCTGGGCCACACCGCCACCTCCGCCGACCACGTCCTGACGAAGGGCGACCGGGTGGTGGTGGCGGCCACCCGGAGGGGGCTGGCGGAGCTGCGCTGA
- a CDS encoding SigE family RNA polymerase sigma factor, protein MAEVLELTAARGATALRPRAALRPRTPGGMPVIAPMPAARPARIPSQRDGAEETAGAVATEAAGTTVDHLTETYRAHYRSLLGLAALLLDDTASCEDVVQEAFIRVHSARKRVRDPEKTLAYLRQTVVNLSRSTLRRRILGLKLLSKPMPDMASAEEGAYDQLERRDLIKAMKGLQRRQREVLVLRYFADMTEAQVAETLGISLGSVKAYGSRGIAALRVAMEAPA, encoded by the coding sequence GTGGCAGAGGTACTCGAACTCACTGCGGCCCGCGGCGCTACGGCCCTGCGGCCCCGCGCGGCGCTCCGGCCCCGCACGCCCGGCGGCATGCCGGTGATCGCGCCCATGCCCGCAGCGCGGCCCGCCCGCATACCCAGTCAGCGTGACGGCGCCGAGGAGACCGCGGGTGCCGTGGCGACCGAGGCCGCCGGGACGACCGTCGACCACCTCACCGAGACCTACCGGGCGCACTACCGCTCGCTGCTCGGCCTCGCCGCACTCCTCCTCGACGACACCGCCTCCTGCGAGGACGTCGTCCAGGAGGCCTTCATCCGCGTCCACTCGGCCCGCAAGCGCGTCCGTGACCCCGAGAAGACCCTCGCCTACCTGCGGCAGACCGTCGTCAACCTCTCCCGGTCCACGCTGCGCCGGCGCATCCTCGGTCTGAAGCTGCTCTCCAAGCCGATGCCCGACATGGCGAGCGCGGAAGAGGGCGCCTACGACCAGCTGGAGCGCCGCGACCTCATCAAGGCGATGAAGGGCCTGCAGCGCCGCCAGCGCGAGGTGCTCGTGCTGCGCTACTTCGCCGACATGACCGAGGCCCAGGTCGCCGAGACCCTCGGCATATCGCTGGGCTCGGTGAAGGCGTACGGCTCGCGGGGCATCGCCGCGCTGCGGGTGGCCATGGAGGCACCGGCATGA